Proteins encoded in a region of the Athene noctua chromosome 4, bAthNoc1.hap1.1, whole genome shotgun sequence genome:
- the HSPA4L gene encoding heat shock 70 kDa protein 4L isoform X5, translated as MSVVGIDLGFLNCYIGVARSGGIETIANEYSDRCTPACISLGSKTRAIGNAAKSQIVTNVKNTLHGFKKLHGRAFEDPYIQAERAKLPYELQKMPNGSVGVRVPSFFTDAERRSVMAAAQIAGLNCLKLMNETTAVALAYGIYKQDLPALEEKPRNVVFVDMGHSAYQVSICAFNKGKLKVLATTFDPFVGGRNFDEALVDYFSEEFRTKYKLNVKENPRALLRLYQECEKLKKLMSANASDLPLNIECFMNDLDVSSKMNRAQFEQLCAPLLCRVEPPLRAAMDQAKLQREDIYSIEIVGGATRIPAVKEQISNFFCKEISTTLNADEAVARGCALQCAILSPAFKVREFSITDVVPYSVTLKWKSSYEEGTGECEVFSKNHAAPFSKVITFHKKEPFDLEAYYTHPHEVPYPDSRIGRFTIQNVGPQHDGDNSKVKVKVRVNIHGLFSVANASIIEKQNIEGDHNDTPMDTESSSKNQGRDDELDKMQVDQDEGIQKSQAEQQNQADEETENAGTETKAASGDKQDHPAQPKAKAKVKSIDLPIQASLYRQLGQDLINCYIENEGKMMMQDKLEKERNDAKNAVEEYVYDFRDKLCGVFEKFITEEDSNKLTLMLEDTENWLYEDGEDQPKQVYMDKLQELRKFGQPIQERCMEHEERPKVLNELGKKIQLLMKAVEAYKNKDEKYDHLDPAEMEKVEKYISEAMNWLNSKMNAQNKLSLTQDPVVKVAEILTKSKELDSFCNPIIYKPKPKIEPPNDGQSKANGEHNGPVNGQSGTETKPEPVKDNSQQTKPPGEMEVD; from the exons agcaTGTATATCTTTAGGATCCAAGACCCGGGCCATTGGGAATGCAGCAAAGAGCCAG ATTGTcacaaatgtaaaaaatacacTGCATGGTTTCAAAAAACTGCATGGAAGAGCATTTGAAGATCCTTACATACAAGCTGAAAGGGCCAAACTTCCATATGAACTTCAGAAGATGCCGAATGGCTCCGTAGGAGTAAGG GTACCCAGTTTTTTCACTGATGCTGAGAGAAGGTCTGTAATGGCAGCTGCACAGATAGCAGGATTAAATTGTCTGAAGTTGATGAATGAAACTACAGCAG TTGCACTAGCCTATGGAATATACAAGCAAGATCTGCCAGCCTTGGAAGAGAAGCCAAGAAATGTGGTCTTTGTAGATATGGGACATTCTGCATACCAGGTTTCAATCTGTGCTTTTAACAAGGGAAAACTGAAG GTCTTGGCTACTACCTTTGACCCTTTTGTAGGCGGTAGGAATTTTGATGAGGCTTTGGTTGACTACTTCTCTGAAGAATTTAGGACAAAATACAAGCTGAATGTAAAAGAGAATCCCCGAGCACTGCTACGATTGTATCAGGAATGTGAAAAACTGAAGAAGCTTATGAGTGCAAATGCTTCTGACCTTCCACTCAATATTGAGTGCTTCATGAATGACCTTGATGTCTCCAGCAAGATGAACAG AGCTCAGTTTGAGCAGTTATGTGCTCCCCTTCTGTGCCGAGTGGAACCTCCTCTAAGAGCAGCCATGGATCAAGCTA AACTTCAGCGTGAAGATATCTACAGTATAGAAATAGTAGGTGGGGCTACTAGAATTCCAGCAGTAAAGGAGCAGATCTCTAACTTTTTCTGTAAAGAGATAAGCACCACGCTAAATGCTGATGAAGCTGTTGCAAGAGGCTGTGCCTTGCAG TGTGCAATTCTTTCCCCCGCTTTTAAAGTGCGTGAATTTTCCATCACAGATGTTGTTCCTTATTCTGTAACGTTAAAATGGAAATCATCTTATGAAGAAGGAACAGG GGAATGTGAAGTTTTCAGTAAGAACCATGCTGCTCCATTCTCAAAAGTAATTACTTTTCACAAGAAAGAGCCTTTTGACCTGGAAGCTTACTATACCCATCCGCATGAAGTGCCTTATCCTGATTCCAGAATAG GGCGTTTTACTATTCAAAACGTTGGTCCCCAACATGATGGTGACAATTCCAAAGTGAAGGTTAAAGTGCGTGTCAATATTCATGGCCTTTTCAGTGTGGCTAATGCTTCTATAATAGAAAAGCAGAACATAGAGGGAGATCACAATGACACACCTATGGACACTGAATCATCAAGTAAGAACCAAGGCAGAGATGATGAGCTG GATAAAATGCAGGTTGATCAAGATGAAGGTATTCAGAAAAGTCAAGCTGAACAACAGAACCAAGCAGATGAGGAAACTGAAAATGCAGGAACTGAAACAAAA GCTGCTTCTGGTGACAAGCAAGATCATCCAGCCCAGCCAAAGGCTAAAGCAAAAGTTAAGAGTATTGACCTACCTATACAGGCAAGCCTCTATAGACAACTGGGACAGGATCTTATCAATTGCTATATAGAAAATGAG GGGAAGATGATGATGCAAGACAAgcttgagaaagaaagaaatgatgCTAAGAATGCTGTTGAAGAATATGTGTACGACTTCAGAGACAAACTCTGTGGAGTCTTTGAGAAATTCATCACTGAAGAA GATTCAAACAAGCTGACCTTGATGTTGGAGGACACAGAAAACTGGCTATATGAAGATGGAGAGGACCAGCCAAAACAAGTATACATGGATAAGCTTCAGGAATTAAGA AAATTTGGACAGCCTATTCAGGAAAGATGCATGGAACATGAAGAGAGACCAAAAGTTTTAAATGAACTGGGAAAGAAGATTCAGCTCCTTATGAAAGCAGTAGAAGCATACAAAAATAAG GATGAAAAATATGATCACCTAGATCCTGCTGAGAtggaaaaagttgaaaaatacATTAGTGAGGCTATGAATTGGTTGAACAGCAAAATGAATGCCCAGAACAAACTAAGTCTAACTCAGGATCCAGTTGTCAAAGTGGCAGAAATACTGACAAAATCTAAG GAGCTGGATAGCTTCTGTAATCCCATTATATACAAGCCCAAACCGAAGATAGAACCTCCCAATGATGGGCAGTCAAAGGCTAATGGTGAACACAATGGACCAGTGAACGGACAGAGCGGTACcgaaacaaaacctgaaccagtGAAGGACAATTCTCAGCAGACCAAACCACCTGGAGAAATGGAAGTGGACTAA